From the genome of Dermacentor andersoni chromosome 3, qqDerAnde1_hic_scaffold, whole genome shotgun sequence:
tgtttgagtttccgcataaAATGATTATGTTTtcccgtatattcaaattaaaatcTCACGGCATCATGTCTGTcagtgtgtaagtcgtacttgacCAATTTTCCGACGCATTGTACTtttagaaattcaattagttctgtAACGCGTCTGCGCCGCGCGGTGGGCTTGCGTGGTTCGGGGTGATTTTCTCGGCCGCGGACGCCCACGCCGACATCAACGCCGGATTTCCTGCGAGACGGAGCCCttagcgctgtcgcgttaaaCAAGCACAGTGTACCTGTTATGCGCCGGTATGTACACTTCGAGACGTTAAATAGGTCCCCAAGTTGAAAGCGCGCAACGCTTTTATCGTCTGTTGATTGAAGCACTGATCGGAATCAATATCACAGAGCAAAGGTGCGAGGCTGTGAAACAAATCGCAGTGGAGAGTTCCGGATGAATTTTTACCTCGTGGGTTCCGGGTTTGCAGGTTGCACCCGAAGATGCCACGTGAACAACTTTCCCCTGTTGCTCGCCTAGGTGTGCTACTGCCGTTGTGGAAATTTAACTCACACACTAGCATGCAGCAGCAGAATGCAGTGGCGCCTATGCCACCTGCGTGGGCTTTACCTACTCCGAGCGCAAACGCGAGCGGTTCACCTCGCGTTACGTGGTGCCTTACAGGTACTGTCAATCGGCTGTCCGCTTCGCGAGTTGAACACACAGACGTGGCGTTGGCACTTACGTGTCCTCTGGCGTGATGGACTCGACGTCCCTCCTGGAAGAAAAACCAAACAGCAGAGGACTCGTTGcggctgcaaaaataaatgtccgGAGACTTCCGCTACCTGTTTTCCCCAGGAACTACAATCACTTCATGCATTGCCGAACATGCGCAAGACTTCCTCGTGTGGCTCAACTAAAGCGAATGACGAGGAATTCATATTGCTTAGAGAAAGACTAAAAAGCCACGTTAAAGAGGTTTATCAGTGGTTCCGCGTGTTCCAAAGCAGAAATTTAGTTTAGATATTCGTTACTAAGCAATTCAGAACAACTTTCCCGCGCGCAGTGTGCTTGTAATAGATCCATCTATGCGAGCCACCTATGTACACAGTAGCAAGAACTGTGAATCGCGAAACTAACATTTTATTGGGCGAGTTTGCGCCGAGAAATTATAGTGACAATCAAAGCAAAACAATAGGAGCCAGCAAAGTCGgtcatcgtcgaaaatctgacctaCGGGCAACAAGCGCCGGCTGTATACAGGGtctcccaactatcatgcaccaaggtttagaaatatgcgaatgccacgtagccggTCAGAACCAATGTAACGTTGTTTTCCGTCgctggagatgctcagattatttctttaattccgcctaattacataattagtcttaattattcaacttgaaaaatattatagttagatgaaaagtgtcaatgagaaaattgtacagcaacatgaaaagctcccagtacagctttctgttgctcaacgcgtgctacataaaagtgtttttccaagcgtgaaaggagcccgcgaaaaCCCGTAAAGTTCCTCGAACGGCCAGTTCGCGCGGCgatcacacgcacgcacacttcaCATAGGAGCTTTACGTTCGTGCCTGTAGCTCCAGTCAGGAGCCATCGTAGCGGCGACAACGCTGCGTCTCCACGTGCCGCCACTTCCGCCACCCACACTGCCCAGTGATTCACGTCTTGCTCCTAAAAGTACGTGTCCGCATGTCGCTCCGCGGCACAACTGGGCACGACGAAAGCAGTTTGGAAGGAAAACGTGGGAAGCCTCGCAGGCGAGCACCAAGCATTGTGCGCAATGCGAGCATATCTTTCGCGAACGATCCCGCTTTCACCGCCGGCGCCGCAGGGTCTAGCGATTCCCGACCCTCCTCACCAAGGTGGGGTGAGAGGGTGAGGTGTCGCCAGACCTGGTGGCGCCGGCAACATCGCGAAAAGCGAGCATGTTCGATACCGATCGCCGGGTTTGTTCGGTTCTGTTAGCGTCAGCGTGGCACTCGACTTTCTTTGTAACGCGCACATGCATGCTGCCTAAACTAAAAGATTGCGCTGTTGCCTTGTTCGAATGTGTTCACCGCAATTGAGAGAAAATGTCGATGTCACCTCCTGGAGTGCGTAAATAATAGCTATCGCAATGCAATATTCCGAGCGTACTGGCACAAATGTAACATAGTTATAAGATACTTCGTAGAGCGgagctccgaaataattttgaccactaagGGTTCTCACGTGCACATCAGTCTCAGTACAATGGCGATTGGCGCTCGTTTCTTTGGGCGGGGAGTGCTACTTGTTGCTTCACGCCATATCAGGACGGCGAAATGCGCAGACGAAAAAAGCGCCAATACGAGCTGGTGAAACTGCTTTGAAGCTGGCTGCTCTGACGAGGCAGCTTTGAAACTGGCTCAGAAAATTATAAACGCACAGCCGGCAAATTTCTCCCAGAGTTTACTTGTTCTCCATGACTCACGAGTGTTAATACACTTCCGTATAGGCATAGCTCGGCAGGGTTTTTAGAGTAAATGAATAAATCGCCACACTCTGCTGATTAATATGCTGTTTGTATAACTTTTCGAATTCCCCCTTGCGTTCCTATTTGTAGCCGATATTCTCCAGATTCCGGTACAATAATTTAGATTTAGTTTTTAGTGCCATTACAAGGTTTCACCACGCCCACTGGCGTCAATAAATTGTTTTCAAACTGGCCACATGGTTGTCTGCAAGATGTTCTTGAAAGAGGCGCTGAGGGATGCAACTGAGAACAAATCAAGACATTCTGGTTACAGACGTGTAGTTAGAGTGTAGAGTGTAGTTAGCGATTGGGACTGCTGGAGGTAATCCAGCCGGCGCACGCAAATCTAGAATGCCATGTTTTCACACATCGTAAATATTATATTGCCATTTTAAAAACAGTGATAGGATCCTTCTAAAAAATATAGGTCTCCGGAAGGAATTTAGCACATTGCCGATACACTTTGCACTTTGCACTTTGCCGGTAGCACTGTGATACAAGATGCAAATGCTTCTTTTTACATCACATTTTGAATATTTAGCTCTTAAGAAAGCAAAATGTAGCAAGGTGGCGGTGCCTTTGTGGTTGCcatgcaggaaagaaaaaaaataagagggaGTGCCACGTGACAAtcttgaagcctagtcataaGAAATTTTGAGgataaaaattcaccgacgattgcgacACACCCCGGTGCGAATTTTGGGCCCAGCGCtatagtgttttcatttcgtggtaTAAAAGTATGCGCGGACGCACTGTCTCGTGAGCCGCGTTGCAAACGGAGCTATAGGTGTgacgcaactgcctcgctaatcaggagatcgcgagaagaAGCGCGTGTGTCAGCGCGATGCACAGCAGCCGCAAGGGAGAACCTCCGCTCGTGCAGCTCTTTGTATGCGGACGACTCGCGCTACtcaggcgccatctcgtagccgtctTGGCCGCGAAGCCCCTCGTGCATGGCATGCATTacgttttattgcgaaagcaatactgctcgcactttcggcccatcggtggtcgtggcgcctccttacatagctgcgcgtcacgtgaccgtgtgacgtcacgacagaccgagagacggggccccagctcgcggcatccaTGGTGgaggccacggaggaaggaaactaaggagagaccctaccccctccgcgcgctaggagaaaagtgtggcggaaatgacgtagtaggttctcatttttttgctgcttttttatttttttgttgtatggccacgccttttgggccacaatggcggcgttgttatggttttgagcgctcacacgtgttgctctggtaggtttcgggccgtggcaaaggcgctgagtgggcgggtttgcgttagtcaccgtgtcttgttgcgctgtgttacctgcaccgtgctctgccagatgttgcgcgagcgcgcgcgctccgcgcgcgacaccacgcgcagcgcggcgtggtttcgcgaaagatgtaaacaagagaggagggtggcccaaaaggcggagcatcgccatgagcaacgccaaattccggcttcacttttgcttcacagagtgacgtcagggcctctccatagtttccttcctccgtggtggaggccaagccttgcgcgccgctgctgcggcgctaccgagagagggcgctcgctggtgtgacgtcatgctaggaggataaatggggctacagctcggctcctcacagtggtcggcgcgctgccttgcactatgtcggatgatgtatagccataagtttaacaaagagcaaccatgtccacaccatcagccgaaccaaggcgcagccaagggtattgctttcgcaatcttccaggcttaaccaagctatgccttcagccaattttttctttGGCCATCGCTTAGTGTCTTCTCATGCTGACGACAAAGTATTAGTGAACTTTTGTCATTATTAACACGCGCCGTTTCTTTAGATGCTGCGCAGACTGAAGGCGATAAGAAAACGATTCCAGGAAAGTGTTTCGATTTCCACTTAGCTCATTGCACCAGTGTCTTACAGTTTCCGATGCATTGGCCCGATACAGAAAGCTCTGAGAGCCTAGTTCCCCATAGCACAGTCAATTTGATTTTTCACTCAAGCACGGTACGCGATGACAGCCCGCTAACACGTTCATCGCTCGGCATGTCTACCATGATCTTGTGGAGAGGCGGTGCGTGCAATGAGTGCCAAACGTAACGTGCTAACGTATACCAGGGATCACGCCAATCTAAACCTTTAATGACACGTACAATAGAAAAGCACGTCTATAAAAATGCAGGAAGTCGGAGCTTGCCACTCACTCGTATGCACTGGGAGTGAGGGTATCGTAGGGGCTAGGGCCCGAAGGCGACATGGGGTACATGTCCTCCCTGCCGGCGGCCGTGGTCCCTGggccgctgctgcttctgatGTCGCTGCCTCTTTGTCGCACTGCACGTGAAGGCCACAAAAAATTAATGGAAGACGATTAGAAAGACGCGAAGACGATGGTGAAACAACCATGTAACAAGTGCTAAGGCTCGCTCACAGCGAGACATTCGCCGTCTAGAGCAGCGTGGAATCCAATTCGGTAGAGTTGAAGGCTCTCTATACTTCGATCAATTTTAGACGCAATTCTGCCGCCGCTGTTGACAAATTGGCTCACCGACGCCCAATTAGAAGGAAATGAATCATCTCTCAGTCATGCCACCGCAATAGCGCCGAGCGGCTCGGCACCTCGCACACAACTTCCACGGCAAAGGGGGTGCAACCAGACGCTGTGGGAAGTTATTTATTTGTAAGACCCTCCAAGGTACACAGTAGTACACTGCAGAGCAGAAGGGCCAGAATACAATGCAAGAGTAAGAATACGGTATTATAAAAATTCGCAGTACATGGCACAATACAAGGTATTGGAAAAAGTAGTAAAATTACGGCACAAACTCCACTGGCGTTGCCTaattatgcgtaagcattgtaccacttgctcatcttcacgcagcccggtgtcattatctaTCTTATCAAATTTGATCCAACCAGTACAGACCCTTATCCGTTGTAATCAACCTTATTCGACTATATGCGAGCTTTATCACTTGTTATTAATTTTATCGCATTCGATCCAGCCCTTATCAACCCTATttggtccttatcaaccttatcgcaattGATCCGACCCGTATCAACCCTTATACGTCCTTATCAACCTCATCGAACATGACCCAACCCTCATCAGCTTTTATCGGTTCGTATAaacagaaggcccacaaagaaCTGCCATTTGTTAAACAGATGACCGCGTTAATGTCGCGGTTGCCATCGTCGAGCCTATATGCCTGATGGTGCTAATCCAGTCTCTTCTTCCACGGCGGGGCTCTATAAGTACTGTCCACTACATGGCTCTTATCCTAGGGAAGAAGGCACTTTCATTGAGCGGCTTAAATTGTGGAAATGGCACTGCCAGAGCCTACATGAGCCGGCTTCAAGCGATAGATGGAAATTGTCTCTTCGCGTCCTTTGACAAGAAGCGTGAAACACTTGACTTGGCGTCACGCTTGAGGACTCTGAAGGGGCTGTCGAAAGGAGCTTGTAAAGGAGCGCGAGTAAAGTCGTGATGGATAAATACGTGATTGCTACGAAGTAAAGATGGGCTCATGTAAACATTTCTGTGGTCGTTACGAAGCCGCAGTGGTATAACAGCTGCCATTGTAATGTGAAGGCGGCCGGCGTAGCATATTAGGTCAGCAAGTGACCTAATACCTAGTGACCTAATATACCTAGTGACCTTCGTATTGCAGCGAAGAAAAATTAAAACGTGATTACCTTAGGCGATAATGAAATTAGCAGAATCTCGTACTGTTTCTGCATGGCGCAAATTGCTGGAAGGTAATAGCTGGGGAAAGTAGGCTATGCTGACATGGTTCCTCAAAGTACGAGCTGTCCCGAGAAAAGAAGAAGAGCTAAGTGTCGCATGGCCCAAGCGCCGAGTGTTTTAGAGGGATTGCTGCTGTCGGAATGAGAGAAGTATGCGTGCGATCGTcactgtaaggtcgctctgattgttcgtgttcttaagtgtcacgaatcggccacgtgctgtgtgtatagagagggggttcactccccccccccatgtcagcggggccaccgtttctgtattatgtggggtcacggaccgcgcggtgttggatgacgcgtcgcggcaggcgccaggcgggcgagtgccgattccggaaagtcggtattgtgcgcagggcgttggcagtctgccgacggtcacacgagccgCACCGACCTGCCTTGAAAGGGACAGCTGtacacggtatcgtgggcctggcgcccgagtgcctgactgATTGGAGGCGtcggcgaggttaagaagggcttagcaaacttgaccccgtgccgcatatacggagaaggaatctattcttctacgcgtccggaacgcaatcgccagccgtgttgttgggtgcgactgcctgtggggtgtcgaaggtcagcttacagtgcacgctgtaggggtgcggtgtacacgtgaagagtgcattcggacggcggcggcttgtaaacacgcactcggagaactttgtcttgtagacaataagtttgaaggacaaggagggccatccgtctcccacacggccaaactttgagtacagcggcactacgtggtgtcgatgcccctgcttccgagacatttgcggcctagacgccgttgggatttgaggcggtctagcgataacttgttcgggcctggcgtgttttgctgagcccgtcactaactacgtagaaacgagagggcaacggagttttggggaaaaaggaaaagagctttgttttccaatatgtttatttttaagagtaagcccatccctctgggttgtggcttaacaaacggttgactctgattggcaactgaacctgtgggacgggccaacggccctaccgccttttttttctttgtatatttgggctataaaaatcgggacgacatgctgtccctcagacttggctgaaatcaggattgctgatagatcagtgagcctccgtactatgtacgttaaaacgagtctgggctctaacagtcattgagacagtcgatgagtgagactttgtttctcaattgttcatgtttgtaatgtatttgttttacctgccatgtatatagaaaagttcaaatataaatatttcttgtacatctgatctgcatcgtttcctgcctgcgtttgatcaacaactgccgatcatcgtccgagaagcttcaagttccagcggtgaagcgaggacagagaacgaacgaaactttactggcgcagccgacaggatcGGCAAGCCCCACAACGACCAacgaccagcgagccaggcgcaaggcAACAGAGGGTCACCAGCCAATTCCGCAACGGTTGCAATTCATCTGGACGAGGACGTCAGGCGGCGCCCCCAGCAGCAACGGGTGAGCGGGATTCCTTGCGTTTTGTCTAGGTTGGCGTGGCTGTTGTTCAGTGAGGTTAATGGTGTTCACGCGCAGAACAGCAAATTTGATTGAGGCTGACGTAAACATTGATACGGCATCTGAACAAAGAGAGGGTCAGAGACGGCAGGAACTACAACGCGTCGGAGAGACCAAGTCTGAGACGTCGGATACTGAAATCGATAGTGAGACGCAAGGCGCTTCGCAGGCTCCGAGCACGACAGATCCAGAGGCCATGGCGGTGAGACGCCTGGAGATGGAGCTAGAAAAGGTGCGCCTACAGCTAGAGTGCGAGCGCATTGCTCTACGGAGAGTGGAGCTTGAGCAGTCGGGCAGGCCGCCTTCGGTGTCGGAAGGAAGTGATCTCCGCCGTGCCAGCACGGATGGAATATCACAATGTGCTAAAGTGCTTAAGGCATACCGGTTGCCGTGTGACGCTGACGTTCCGATATGGTTTGATgaggttgaaaagttgttttcatctTTTCAAGTACCAGAACACAGCCGTGTACATTTGATCATGCCTGCGCTGACCGAGCGGGTCCGTTATTTGTTGCGTAGCCTGAATGATGAGGAATGTACAGATTACGAGACTGTAAAGAAGGCAGTACTAGATGAACTTAAGCTCACGCCAGCTGAATACTTGGGGAGGTTTGAAAGGGCATCGAAACGAAAGGAGGAAACTTGGGCTGAGTTCGCGTCTCGCGCTAGAACTTATTTGGCCTATTACCTTCAATCTCGcaatgcaaacacaaaagaagctatgACGGAGCTTATGGTCGCTGACCGTATGAAAGCCAGTATAGGCTCAGAAGCCCTGGAATATGTTCTTTTGCGGGAGGGCGAAGAGTGGTTTAAGCCAGTGGAGGTGGCAAAGGTGCTGGAGACTTTCGAGCAAGCTAAAGGGAAAGGACGAGCAACTAAGCCGGCCGCAACAGCCTCATTGACGCAGCAAGCAAAACTAGCTAGCCCGCAGAGGACAAATTTAAAATGCCACGTGTGTCATATACAGGGACacctagccagagactgcccaaaAACTTCAAATAAAGAACAACAGGGGAAGGCACCGACTGTGCAAAAACAAAGGGTACAGAAGGTTGCTGTTGTGAGTGAAGAACCTCCACCAGAGCAAGAAAGGGTGCTTAGCGCTAGAGTAGAAATCTTGGCTCAAAATGCTAGCTCAGGGAGGTCAAAGCTGGACCTTATCCCTATCATGTGCGGGGATATAGCAACGGAAGCTGTATTGGACACAGGTAGTGAGATAACGGTCGTCCGTAAAAGCATGCTGCCCATCGTTTTACAGGAGCCATCGGGAACAGTAAGACTCGAGTCGGCATTCGGAAAGACCATTCGAGCTAACCTAGCTACGCTGCCCGTAGGCGTGCATCGCCCGGGGGCTATGATACAACCGCAGAGGATCGACCTGGTGTGTGCAGTTACAGACGAACTTGCAAAGGGGGTTGACTGCCTGTTGTCAAAGGAAGATTGGGAACTACTGCAGGCGCAGGAAAAAGACGAGTTTGGACGAGAAAATATTCCGCGGGTAGCCAATTCCGTGGGAGTCCGATCAGTCGAAACAGTCGAGAACACTGAGCCAGACTGCGGTCTAAGTTGCGAAGAAACGACAGACAACATCCCTGCATTGCAAGAGAATAGTTTGATACAAGATGTCACTGGGACGCCCAGTCAGCGGGAGAAATTTCGAGCTGCTCAGCTTGCCGATGAAAGCCTGAAAAAGGCCTGGAATGATGCGAGAAACGGTAAAGCTGGCATGTTCGTGTCAGATGGACTTTTGTACCATTGGGATTCCTTAGCGGGAGTCAAGGTCAGACAACTGGTCCTaccagaagaaaagcgcaatgagGTATTGCAGCTCGCGCATGAGTCATTGTGGGGTGGACACTTAGGGACGAAAAAGACAAAGCTCCGGATAAAGTACAGTTTCTTCTGGCCAGGAATGGAGAAGGAAATCGCTGGGCATTGTCAGAcgtgccaccagtgtcaaacACGTTCAGATAGCCGTCAGAGCGATAAAGTCCCCATCACGCCGCTTACGCGACCGGAGCATCCATTTCAGGTGGTCAATGTGGACGTCATTGGGCCTATTGAGGTGCCATCTGCGAGGGGCCACAAATATGCTTTGTGTCTTGTCGATCTTTGCACGAGATGGCCTGAGGTAGTGCCGCTCCGATCCCTGACAGCGAGGGCCACGTGCGAGGCTTTACTGGAAATTTTCAGTCGTACTGGAGTGCCGGAAACGATCGGTTCAGACCAAGGTACTAACTTTAAATCTCAACTGACACGGTTAATGTTAGAAAAACTGGGCTGTTCACCCAGGTTCTCCACTGCCGAACACCCTGAGAGTAACGGAGTAGTTGAGAGATGGAACAGAGTCCTCAAAAATATGCTGTATCATGTAATGGAGCGGGACCGAAGAAACTGGGACAAGCTCATCCCATTTGTTCTTTGGGCGTATCGCTTGCAAATAAATGACAGAAAGATTTCGGTAGTGGACGCTTACCGACTCAGGCCGTACTACGCTAGAGGGAATCATGCGAGGGTAGTGTTCGAGGAAGACGGAGAATTTGGCCAGGTGGAATACGCGCCGCAAGCTGTATGCACTTCAGCGAGCGAGCACGCAATAACTGAAGACAAGCTACTTCATTTGGTGTCTGATGCGCGCACGGAAATCGAGGCGGTATTTGAGAAACATCGCTGCGTCTTTGACGGAAAGCCTGGGAGGGTGCAAGTAGGGCGGCACCGCATCGAGCTGGAGGAAGGATGTAAACCAAAGAGGACGTCTCCTTACAGAGTTCCTCAACTATTAAAGGAAGTGTTGCGAAGTCTGTTGAGGCTTTCCGGGTATTATCGGGACTATGTCTCAAGCTACGCTGACGTGGCGAGCCCGCTTACAGCTTTGATAAGGCGAAGGGTTTCTAATTCAATTCCAGGGTCGGAAGATGCGCAGTGTGCGTTCGAAAGTCAAAAATTAGCTCTCTGTCAGGCTGTCGCCATGAACACTCCTGAGCCTCATCAGCCGTACTGGCTATTCACTGATgcgtcggcgacggcggccggTGCCTGTTTAGCTCAAATGTCAGCGGACGGAAAAGAAAAGCCAATCGCTTTTGCTAGCCATCGCTTTAAACCGACACAGGCGCGCTGGTCGACTATAGAGAGAGAAGCCTTTGCTATTATTTGGGCACTCAAGAAATTTGACTACTGGCTTTTCGGAGCAGTGGTGAATGTTGTCTCTGATCATAACCCATTGTCATATTTGACAACCAGCACCCCGCAGGGGGCCAAGTTAGCAAGATGGGCGCTTTCACTACAGCGCTACAATGTAACGGTGCGTCACCGGAAAGGAACATGTAACGCCAATGCTGATGCATTATCAAGGCTCTCGAATCGTTCATGGGAGCCAATCgagtaaagagcagaaaagaaaggatagacaaaaacagccatgccagctgggacaggcgtgaatgttcccgttcacccgaaggacgtgtgcgtgggacagttcagccttgatggaactttttgtggttgttgtcgtccatgtgtgtgagggttataagactgtggacatactatatatgtatataacctgcatatgtcacttttctgctgttgtgccgtgcagtgcgttggagtgttactgtacatacatgagtatttcttttgcatgctcaCTGCCATGAATGTTGATCTTTCGCCCTTTCCTTTTATCGCtgtgagaaaattgtttttttttcgtggtccGTTCAGTTCATTTTCCTGTTCCTTACGGACTCCGCAGCACCCGTGTTGGGCAGCATATGTCAATTTTCTTTGACAGAACTTCCAGAGCCTAAATTCTAGGATACAGCGCCCTTTGGCTCTTGTAGTATAGCTGGGAACATTGtgagcccagtatactctttaggagggacgtgtaaggtcgctctgattattcgtgttcttaagtgtcacgaatcggccacgtgctgtgtgtatagagagggggttcactcccccccccatgtcagcggggccaccgtttctgtattatgtggggtcacggaccgcgcggtgttggatgacgcgtcgcggcaggcgccaggcgggcgagtgccgattccggaaagtcggtattgtgcgcagggcgttggcagtctgccgacggtcacacgagccgCACCGACCTGCCTTGAAAGGGACAGCTGtacacggtatcgtgggcctggcgcccgagtgcctgactaattggaggcgtcggcgaggttaag
Proteins encoded in this window:
- the LOC126524115 gene encoding uncharacterized protein, with the translated sequence MAQIAGSRQDRQAPQRPTTSEPGARQQRVTSQFRNGCNSSGRGRQATQGASQAPSTTDPEAMAVRRLEMELEKVRLQLECERIALRRVELEQSGRPPSVSEGSDLRRASTDGISQCAKVLKAYRLPCDADVPIWFDEVEKLFSSFQVPEHSRVHLIMPALTERVRYLLRSLNDEECTDYETVKKAVLDELKLTPAEYLGRFERASKRKEETWAEFASRARTYLAYYLQSRNANTKEAMTELMVADRMKASIGSEALEYVLLREGEEWFKPVEVAKVLETFEQAKGKGRATKPAATASLTQQAKLASPQRTNLKCHVCHIQGHLARDCPKTSNKEQQGKAPTVQKQRVQKVAVVSEEPPPEQERVLSARVEILAQNASSGRSKLDLIPIMCGDIATEAVLDTGSEITVVRKSMLPIVLQEPSGTVRLESAFGKTIRANLATLPVGVHRPGAMIQPQRIDLVCAVTDELAKGVDCLLSKEDWELLQAQEKDEFGRENIPRVANSVGVRSVETVENTEPDCGLSCEETTDNIPALQENSLIQDVTGTPSQREKFRAAQLADESLKKAWNDARNGKAGMFVSDGLLYHWDSLAGVKVLHCRTP